The DNA segment AAGATAAAGATCAACTGGTATATACCGATGCAGGAGGACTACTTGCCGATCGTAAAAAAGAAATAGCCTACCAGTACGACAAAAACGGAAACCTAACCTACAAACACGACAGTAAAGGAGCTAAATACTTCTTTTGGGATGCCCACGGACGATTAAAAAAAGCCAGCTTTGGAAACAGAACATACACCCACTACGAGTATGACGCACTTGGCAGAAGAATCTCCAAAAAAAACTTGGAGAACAAGCCAAGATTCATTATATTTACGATGGAAATACTTCAGTATTCACGAACACCAAAAAAACAAAAAAAAGTTGGTGAGTAAATGTTCTTTTACAAGATATTACGTGAGTAATTCTTTAACGGTGAACCAAGTGAAACCCTAGGTTTCGAAGAAACCAAAAACCTCACCACATGGCTTTTTGAAGAAGGAACTTTCGTTCCGATGGCGAAGCTAACGG comes from the Flavobacteriales bacterium genome and includes:
- a CDS encoding RHS repeat protein, whose protein sequence is DKDQLVYTDAGGLLADRKKEIAYQYDKNGNLTYKHDSKGAKYFFWDAHGRLKKASFGNRTYTHYEYDALGRRISKKNLENKPRFIIFTMEILQYSRTPKKQKKVGE